The Solanum pennellii chromosome 4, SPENNV200 genomic interval ACCTTCACCTGTGTCAAAGAAAAGTTCGAGTAGAACTGATAAAGTTGGTATTTTTATTTGtgcattttttgttattttactgTTTGATTTGTTGGTTTTTTAATTGGGTTTTTTGTGTAGAAAGTTGTAAAGAAAGAGGAAGAGGATAAGAAGAAAGGAACCAAAAATGGAGACACcgttgtgaagaagaaggaaaagaaagttTATGATTTGCCTGGACAGAAGAGAGACGCTCCTGAGGAAGTATGTTCCAAATTtgcatgttaaaaaaaaaaacattttttatggttttaatCTGATCtagtgttatatttttttattttcagagAGACCCTTTAAGGATTTTCTATGAATCCTTGTATCAGCAAGTGCCAGAAAGTGAACTAGCAGCTATTTGGTATAACATTCTACCTTTtaaatgattttgaataagTTATTCTTGGGTAACTCTCTTGTCGTTAGTGTTTTTGAGTATCATGATGAAGCTGTCTCTATCTTCTTTGAGTTGGTGTTGGTTGAAAAAAAGAACCTTGAATATTATTATGTTCTTAAAGGTCAAATTTTGTTCTTGTCCTAACAGTGTGTGTGTTATCCACCTGGTTGATGCTTCTGTATTAGCTCATGCTTTCATTTAGCGTTCACTTCGTCGAATGAGTAACTATTCTTAGTCTAGTTGTTTAGATCTGTTCATTTTCTAACTGAAAGAAGAGTAGGGGTAAGAAAATTCTGTTTGTATCTGGGTGCCCCTTAGATGCATAGTGTATTTTTGCTTATTGTACAACAGATAGTGAAATATGAGGTGTGTTGCTTGAATGTCAACGTGTGTGGAAGAGCAAGTTGGCTGGAAACAGCTAAAGAAAGCTTGTGAAGTAAGCAGTTCTATGTGAAAAGAATTGCCCACACTCGTAAACTTATATGTCATTTTTCGtcccttttttttaaagaagcaTCAGCATGATAGAAGTTGCATGTCTACAACTGAGATGCTTAGTGAAGTTGCTAATTGAGTAAGTATCCATTGGACAAGGAAATCTGTATCTTGACTTGGCCCTTTTCGCCCAGTTAAGTATAATACATATTTGGCCACCTTAGTCGTAATCTAAGAGTTTAAGCTTACTATGATCATCTAATGCTACTTTAGATTATAGGAAAAAATCTACTTTAGTTTGAATCTGCAGAAATCATCTTTCAAGTGTTGATTTGaacataagaaaaaatgaaattaaaagtaCATAAGCTTTGTTATAACTTCATTAAAACTTCTGTCTGGAATGAGAAAATGGATTGTTTCAACCTTTTGACACTATATGATGAGTTCAGCTGACTTCTGACTGAAATTGTGACATATGTAAGGTGAAAACTTTTCTGGTAGTGCATTTTTCCACTTACTGACTATGGTTTGATATCCTCCTTATGCAAAGCACTGTGTCACTGGGCACAAGCTTTTACATTGAGTGCTTGGGGGATTAAGGTAAAGTTGTCACCAAGAATAGTTTATGATACTAATGAGTGTTGGTAGTGGTTATAATGCAAATTAATATGTGTGTCTGAAGCTTAAGATGTGAGTTTAGACTGTTTAGTCAGCACATTTGAcatgattttgatgaaatattggTGCAATTACTTCAACCAAAATCCCACAGCTTACTTATGGCTGTCCTGTTGCAGCACATGCGATGAAACTATTTAGCCCATTCTTTGCATTATCGTGCTTAGACGTCACTCAATTTCTTGAGATCCGCTGTGGATTGATGCTAAAAACTATGTCTAATGTTGCTCATCTAATCCCTGATACAAATAGTCACTCTTCCCTTTCTGTCTCACTAAATCCACCCCGATCACCAAACAAACATTAGAACTAACATAAATTGAAGTAGTTTCTCTAATGAATTTGGCAGCTGTCTCAGTCTATAAATGTTAATAAAGCTGGCCAAACAATGTCTATGCATGAATGGTTCCTCCTCATCAACCCTTTTGACCATCACTGATGCTACAGAAAGGATCTCGATGGATCAAAATGTCTGCTTGCAACTGTTAACAACCAAATCCAGAGTTGTTCATGATGATTATAAAAACTACAACTGTCTCTTGCAGTTGGATTCAAGTAATCATATCCTGATACTGTTGTTCTTGCAggatgatggagtcaggtttacTTCCAAAGGACTTGGCGAAGAAAGTTTTTGagaagaaacaaaagaaggCCCAGCAGCTAAAGCTTGGTTCACCTCTGAAAACGGTTGTGACAGTGAAAAAGACCACGGAGTCTGTTACTATTAAGAAGACAACATCCTCGTCAACCACGCCATCAACACAGAAAAAGAAAACACCAGATTCTGGAAAAACGGAATCAATGCAGCGGTCAAAGAAACGGAAGCTTAAGGATGATTCTTCTGAAGAAGACTCAGATGATGATTTCATTGCAACTCTTAAAAGCACAAAGAGACAGAAAGCCTCTTGATGTTTCTAATGGCTTAGTGAAATTGTAGATGAGAAATTAAATACTCTGTTACATGCATTTCAATTTCTCCATTATGTAAAAGTTGACCTTTGTTCTCTCATTTTCTTTATTGTGTTTTTCCAGGCTCTAAACTTtgaatacaattaaaaaaaaatgtatctcAAACTTCATTGCCCCTTAAGAAATAGGGGCCAGACAGGAGCTTAATTACTTCGAGTATTTATGACTCTGATGGCAATACATGACCGGTGAATCTTAGCGCAAGCACTAGAATAGTTGAAAAATTCTAAAAAGTAAACAATTGATATGATACAATCAATATACAAcaagttcaattttttattagttcaaattctttcataaaaaatttgagTTGGTAGACAGTGGATTAGTGTGTTAACTGAACAGCTGGTTTTCTTGACAAGAAATAACGTTTATTAGTCACTTTTTCGataataaagtatttttttggTCCTGTCTTTAAACGACTTGTTTCTTTAGCCATAATAggttttaattcttttgtttttatttagtttttcacCTTGCTTTCTTTCTTTGAAATGTCAACagttattctccatttattttcAATGTTGACTTTAAGAGGATGTTCGGATTAACTTCAAAGTTGGTCAAACTCTATTTTAATtcagtttttaattttttgtgtttgataaatataaagtttaaaaaatgacttaaaataaattataaagtaatttgcaagattaaaatataacttaaaacaACTTTGAAATGACTTAAAAACTCTACTTTTCTCACATCTATATATTTGTTACAATTGAATTGCTTGATTGTTtgtataaaatcaaattaaaaagtgCATTAAtggtattttattatataaactactgttaaaattttctattaaaaagtattaatatttgaaaatagatTTAAGACGATACTTATTGAGTATTCTAATTGTACTATCATTTTTCACTCGTCTAATATAAGCCAAATTAATCAATATCATAGTAATTGATATTAAACGATGCTTTTTAAATCTAATTGTTTAATATCTAAGTAAAAACTCAAAAgatttggagaagaaaaatcttataaagacaaaatttaaattaaagtgaattatacaaaactAAGAAGTAGAAAACAATGCAGATTCAGTTACCTACAAATGCAATCATAATTAAGTCAATcgtatttttataaaatagaaatttaataaGCATATGCacataataattgaaaaaaattattaaaaagattttaattaacACTAATAAGTAATAATCAATACTCCCCCTTTGTCTACCTCATACAACCCACTCTTTATAGCCCCatccacacaaaaaaaaaacatttttatattaaataaaattttaactttaaatatctatattactttaagatattttttaatcacTCAGTCAAACGATATCATATAAACGTTATAGTCTCTTGGTCAAATTaccatataaattgaaacagatgAAGTGTGTATTTATATAAGCTATAactatatttatgtttataCTAATTATAACACAATTGAGCCGTCCCTTGCCTCTCTAATGGCTAATCATCAAGAATTACCTGAAATAGCAGCACAATGTGCTGCTATGACGGAATTAGAAAGAGAAGTTATGGATATTCTGTTAAGTTTACCGGAGCTCATAGCTGATTTACGCGTTTATGGCGTAGATCAGCTTATTGCTTGGGGCTGGAAGAGACGGAGGTCAGCCGTTAATTATCCTCAAACTCCATTACCGTCTCCTCATTCTTCTCCATCTCCTCCACCGCGAgataattgaagattttgaaattTAGCGTTGCATATAATACTAAGGTTAACGCGATTAAACTTTAACCTAGCTCAATAATCGATCATATTGTTCATGCTTAGTGTTCTTGttgaattattatttgtataacttataagaatatttaagataaataatcagtttaaatttaatttacgTTTTTGTTGTAGTACTTAGGGATTGTACGTCTATGTACATTCTTACAAAATCgttttatatttatcctttgTCTGTAACGAAGCTTCAACATGAATGAGAAGCAAATAATATTCACCAACACCTTGCAATAGTTTACTGCTGGAGCAACTTTTGGCACCCGTCAAACTTCATTATAACAATGTTTTTCAGcgaaatattattataaatttggaaTAATTATAGAAATCTCACCTTTCAATTTACTTATTATCATTATTCcatataagttttataaatctttaaaaaaatttatttttctctcaagttaaaaatgtcattaatgtatccgaccctttttttaatgtatcatcACTTTGATTTTTTGACTATTAATGTATCGGGATCTTCCATTAATGTATTCGCcttctttttaatatatcaatgctttaatttttttatcattagtGTATTCGGACCCTCCATTAATATATCCATTTCTCTTTTGATCTTATCATTAGAGAATTAACTATACTATCTCTGtatctctagcttatttatcaTTTGTGAGATGACAAGAAAGGTAATATAATGTGCCTGGTTACTGAATTGATGCAACAtgtaatatttcattaaaaaaaaattattgaacaaTTTTCCTGGTCAGTGTCTTCTCAATTGagcttgttatatttgtttaatCCATCTCCTGATTTTTGAGCTATTGAGggaattaatttttctatctgCCTCAAGTGATCCCCTACTACAAACTCATAATAAAAGAATGACAAGTACActaaatattgtataatttgttaaaaattCACTAAATATATACCTATAGTATACTTCAAAtccataaatattttaatatataactcataaattttaaaatctaaatcttttgatataagttttttttataaaaatcaagttgattatcaaatttttttatttgattcaaaTTGAAAAGGAGTGAAAGCTTATGAGTAAGGGTGTACAAATCGAATCATTAAATTAAATCGAACCGACGAATTAAATTAAATCGGAAAAAAATTGACttgtgatttgatttgattggtTTGgcgattgaaaaaaaaaacgacCACTCTTGGTTTGATTtggtattagaaaaaaaaaagaatcaaaccGAACTCAAACCAAACcggcacatatatatatacataatttatttatttatagataaaaaatattatttacatatatctactttgttgatatatttttagttagtttatagtttcaattttatatatcttatttcaaatttgggcttgtaaaattttgtaaatattatatatataaatattttatttataactaaaaatattattatagtctactttgttaatatattttagttagtttatagttttcaatgtttatctattttatttcaaatttggacttgtaaaaattgtaaatattttattttgcgtTAAGATATgaagttataattatattattatagtttttcaaattcaaagttAATAATTcactttgtaaatattttttgtattcagtTTGCATCTAACCTTTAATCTTATTAGTTTTGCATAATGAACGttgatattcaaaaaaattttttgTACTCATGTGAATTtgatcatctttttgaaaatttctatTCACTTAACATTTTTTAAGGTTAGTTTATCACACCCgtaagtgaaaaaatatttatcgcTTTTTTATGCGGTATAGTtataaaaaaactgaaaaagcGAAACCAAAAAACCGACTTTATATGGTTTAATttggtttttaaatttaataaactaacataattaatttaaattttttaaataaaaaattaaaccgaACCGACTCATGTACACCCCTATTTATAAGTTATAAtggattttgattgattttggCCCATTTGGGCTTAGCAATAATGAAGTGCTGTATATTTTGCACACACGTAAACATTCTCTCTTTCACACCCACAAACTCTTTATCTCACCTAGAAAGTCTTATATCTTCGTTGTAGTTGATATACCAAATATAGCACATGTTAAAAAATAGCGAttgtgaatttttattaataaagaaaaaagccATGGGATTTAGAAGTGATGGATTTGAtcgaattcatttttttagcgAAGCATAAATATTCGTATGTaaactataactataatatcaataaatattatcaatgaataataaatttttgaattttaatttttaacaatataattaattttaacaaGAACTTTAAAAGTTGAActtgtaatttaaattttagatcCATTTTTGTTTGCCATACTTTTGTGTAAACATGAATTCGTATAAGTATCGTTATAGTCAGTGGCGGATCTAGAATTTTAAGGAACTTTGGTACAACAACATTAAAAGAGTCTTAAGTACCCATTCTAGAATTATTGGGCCaactatataatttatttattggg includes:
- the LOC107015988 gene encoding probable replication factor C subunit 1, which codes for MSSEDSKPVRKVESDDGESIGSLFNSKKKPNNAGSKSQPLKKAKIKKEEIDDDFEEPFSKKSPKIVKPKKEEPSPVSKKSSSRTDKKVVKKEEEDKKKGTKNGDTVVKKKEKKVYDLPGQKRDAPEERDPLRIFYESLYQQVPESELAAIWMMESGLLPKDLAKKVFEKKQKKAQQLKLGSPLKTVVTVKKTTESVTIKKTTSSSTTPSTQKKKTPDSGKTESMQRSKKRKLKDDSSEEDSDDDFIATLKSTKRQKAS